A region of Pyxidicoccus parkwaysis DNA encodes the following proteins:
- a CDS encoding DUF6896 domain-containing protein produces MRDSKTARRLEAAVRSVVEETPAPTTDALLREDLLPVAHGWLLLCLLRQLSRQRWMMRMVKERITGRGLDEDEGDVPGYAGWKYCFHGIGCYFEGPGELIDMDFLDEEGATIDAYFFAQRILSLTEPALPESRLLALLPGASLMVDAIDDLRAGGLFGRPELANAFRLPPELEALAEVAESLDLSSDEATTRCLAHLRDFEALATRPAGEVFQVKAEAMRRSRRDWLLAHAGTPGSAEEALAALQGLSTDEEQVRACVRIIEGPVSSATGDAVKRLDALPGAAGSEAVLRLALQRLSPSEHHPYSMHAAAKYLLARDIERERVLAAMLAFARVNPVKGYGGNPFIGDFALLALEYAHEHARELVRLALRSSVPASRQRVAAVLFVIDRPWCHHELAAALQESDREPGALMLAVALSRSQSDLARAMASRWHRAHPLPPSEGPGFTWAEVEDANASGWFDVEVEKAREWVARAAPRLPETLP; encoded by the coding sequence GTGAGGGACTCGAAGACCGCACGGAGACTCGAGGCCGCGGTGCGCTCCGTGGTGGAGGAGACGCCCGCGCCCACGACGGACGCGCTCCTGCGGGAAGACCTCCTGCCCGTGGCACACGGTTGGTTGTTGCTGTGCCTGTTGCGTCAGCTCAGCCGGCAGCGCTGGATGATGCGGATGGTGAAGGAGCGCATCACCGGACGCGGGCTCGACGAGGACGAGGGAGACGTGCCGGGCTACGCGGGCTGGAAGTACTGCTTCCACGGCATCGGCTGCTACTTCGAAGGCCCGGGCGAGCTCATCGACATGGACTTCCTCGACGAGGAGGGAGCGACCATCGACGCGTACTTCTTCGCCCAGCGAATCCTGTCACTCACCGAGCCCGCGCTGCCCGAGTCGCGCCTGCTCGCGCTCCTGCCCGGTGCCTCGCTGATGGTGGACGCCATCGATGACCTGCGCGCCGGAGGTCTCTTCGGACGGCCCGAGCTGGCGAATGCCTTCCGGCTCCCGCCCGAGCTGGAGGCACTCGCCGAGGTTGCGGAGTCACTGGACCTGTCGAGCGACGAAGCCACCACGCGCTGTCTGGCGCACCTGCGCGACTTCGAGGCACTGGCCACGCGTCCTGCTGGCGAGGTGTTCCAGGTGAAGGCCGAGGCCATGCGCCGCTCCCGGCGCGACTGGCTCCTCGCGCACGCCGGAACGCCCGGGTCGGCGGAAGAGGCCCTCGCGGCGCTGCAGGGGCTCTCCACGGACGAGGAACAGGTCCGTGCCTGCGTCCGCATCATCGAGGGGCCGGTTTCCTCCGCGACGGGCGATGCGGTGAAGCGCCTGGACGCGCTGCCGGGAGCCGCCGGGAGCGAGGCCGTGCTGCGCCTCGCGCTGCAGCGGCTGTCCCCCAGCGAGCATCACCCCTACTCCATGCACGCTGCCGCGAAGTACCTCCTCGCGCGGGACATCGAGCGGGAGCGCGTGCTCGCGGCGATGCTCGCCTTCGCGCGGGTGAATCCGGTGAAGGGCTATGGCGGCAACCCGTTCATCGGAGACTTCGCGCTGCTCGCGCTGGAGTACGCGCACGAGCATGCACGCGAGCTGGTCCGCCTGGCGCTGCGCTCCTCCGTGCCCGCCTCGCGTCAGCGCGTCGCGGCCGTGCTCTTCGTCATCGACCGTCCCTGGTGCCACCACGAGCTGGCGGCGGCCCTCCAGGAGTCGGACCGTGAGCCGGGCGCGCTGATGCTCGCGGTGGCGCTGTCCCGGAGCCAGTCCGACCTGGCGCGTGCCATGGCCTCGCGCTGGCACCGGGCACATCCGCTGCCTCCGTCGGAAGGCCCGGGCTTCACCTGGGCGGAGGTGGAGGATGCGAACGCCTCCGGCTGGTTCGACGTCGAGGTGGAGAAGGCGCGCGAGTGGGTGGCCCGAGCGGCGCCACGCCTCCCCGAGACACTCCCCTGA
- a CDS encoding AraC family transcriptional regulator produces the protein MPRGARTSDGFWVAPEVPGLELHQTAHTRWSAPKHSHDAFSLVAYDAGAHAMHLQGQRVVATAGSLLAIAPGEMHEGRAADSEVGWTYRILYVPPELLTRAAEEAGAPAGALPGFASPLLQDAELLASFVTTFEALKDGAATWLEREERLLGLLVSLLRRHAGLTRRGQRAPSCTPGVRRARELLEADPTRNISLEELADAAGLSPWHLVRAFHRQLGQTPQVYQRSLRLRRAKDLLAGPLPMAEVALASGFTDQSHLIKHFGRTLGVTPGAYRAAAHAGREQRKHVQYGAGTSL, from the coding sequence ATGCCACGAGGCGCGCGGACGTCGGACGGATTCTGGGTGGCCCCGGAGGTGCCGGGGCTGGAGTTGCACCAGACGGCCCACACCCGGTGGAGCGCACCCAAGCACTCGCATGATGCCTTCTCCCTCGTGGCCTACGACGCGGGGGCGCATGCCATGCACCTGCAGGGACAGCGCGTCGTGGCCACGGCGGGCAGCCTGCTGGCCATCGCCCCCGGGGAGATGCACGAGGGCCGGGCCGCGGACTCGGAGGTGGGCTGGACCTACCGCATCCTCTACGTCCCACCCGAGCTGCTCACCCGCGCGGCGGAAGAGGCCGGCGCGCCCGCGGGCGCCCTGCCCGGCTTCGCCTCGCCCCTGCTCCAGGACGCAGAATTGCTGGCGTCCTTCGTCACCACGTTCGAAGCCCTGAAGGACGGCGCGGCCACATGGCTGGAGCGCGAGGAGCGGCTGCTCGGGTTGCTGGTATCGCTGCTGCGGCGCCATGCGGGCCTGACGCGGCGGGGGCAGCGCGCTCCGTCGTGCACTCCGGGCGTGCGGCGAGCGCGCGAATTGCTGGAGGCGGACCCCACTCGCAACATCAGCCTCGAGGAATTGGCGGACGCCGCCGGACTGAGCCCGTGGCACCTGGTGCGCGCCTTCCACCGGCAGCTCGGGCAGACGCCGCAGGTGTACCAGCGCTCCCTGCGACTGCGCCGCGCGAAGGACTTGCTGGCCGGGCCGCTGCCCATGGCCGAGGTGGCGCTCGCCAGTGGCTTCACGGACCAGAGCCACCTCATCAAGCACTTCGGCCGCACGCTGGGCGTGACGCCCGGTGCCTACCGGGCCGCGGCCCACGCGGGGCGCGAACAGCGCAAGCACGTACAATACGGTGCCGGCACCTCTCTCTAA
- a CDS encoding DUF6289 family protein, whose translation MKARHFIGSALLMAGMLMVGCGGTEGTQVEEDHLATSEDPIPDCTNVYSMTTYYSDAAKTNVVGERGCDCGAWIRWGSTSGYYDLYSGTCF comes from the coding sequence ATGAAGGCAAGACACTTCATTGGAAGCGCGCTGCTGATGGCCGGGATGCTGATGGTGGGGTGCGGCGGCACCGAGGGCACGCAGGTCGAAGAGGACCACCTCGCCACGAGCGAGGACCCCATCCCCGACTGCACCAACGTGTACTCCATGACCACGTACTACAGCGATGCCGCCAAGACGAACGTCGTCGGCGAGCGTGGCTGTGATTGCGGTGCCTGGATTCGGTGGGGCTCCACGTCGGGCTACTACGACCTCTACTCCGGCACCTGTTTCTGA
- a CDS encoding YtxH domain-containing protein, which yields MKKTTLLAMALGALVLGTGCHRNTRESAKDDMEQAADKTGDAAEKAADKTEDAAEKAADKTGDAVESAGDKIEDATDK from the coding sequence GTGAAGAAGACGACGCTGCTGGCCATGGCGCTGGGCGCGCTGGTGTTGGGCACGGGCTGCCACCGCAACACCCGCGAGAGCGCCAAGGACGACATGGAGCAGGCCGCGGACAAGACGGGTGACGCCGCGGAGAAGGCGGCCGACAAGACCGAGGACGCCGCCGAGAAGGCCGCGGACAAGACCGGCGACGCCGTCGAGTCCGCGGGCGACAAGATTGAGGACGCCACCGACAAGTAG
- a CDS encoding MBL fold metallo-hydrolase, which translates to MARFRVRWGRLLGTLLGVALLVGTVKLFTAELPPAPPHARAVPELKAVPPMEVCWLELSRSDVWGQLGTAGLTHTGTWKNTASALLVRHPLGDVLIDAGYSPNVREEVKHRPPIARFFNETALNGTRDWSTLTAAFQKVGASPEGLKWFIPSHAHLDHLGGMVELRQVPVLLPQEELSLIQSWRTRKEVFPEHAQALEGRMTAMTFEPKPYENFDERFDVFGDGALVVTRIPGHTPGSIATFVNLSPERRLVHVGDTVNLAESVERRLPKSTVLQFFTDTDSDAAKEQVARLSQLHEMAPELRFLPAHDRDAWEKFFGSPWSCVKAR; encoded by the coding sequence ATGGCGAGATTCAGGGTGAGGTGGGGACGTCTTCTGGGGACGCTGCTCGGCGTGGCGCTGCTCGTGGGGACGGTGAAGCTCTTCACTGCGGAGTTGCCTCCCGCGCCACCGCATGCGCGGGCGGTGCCGGAACTGAAGGCCGTGCCTCCGATGGAGGTCTGCTGGCTGGAGCTGTCGCGGAGCGACGTCTGGGGCCAGCTCGGCACGGCGGGCCTCACGCACACGGGCACGTGGAAGAACACGGCCTCCGCACTGCTGGTGCGCCATCCCCTGGGAGACGTGCTCATCGACGCGGGCTACAGCCCCAACGTGCGCGAAGAGGTGAAGCACCGACCGCCCATCGCGCGCTTCTTCAATGAGACAGCGCTCAACGGGACGCGTGACTGGTCCACGCTGACGGCGGCGTTCCAGAAGGTGGGCGCCTCGCCGGAGGGCTTGAAGTGGTTCATCCCCTCGCACGCGCACCTGGACCACCTGGGCGGCATGGTGGAATTGCGCCAGGTGCCCGTGCTCCTGCCCCAGGAAGAGCTGTCCCTCATCCAGAGCTGGCGGACGCGCAAGGAGGTCTTCCCCGAGCACGCCCAGGCCTTGGAGGGACGCATGACGGCCATGACCTTCGAGCCGAAACCCTACGAGAACTTCGATGAGCGCTTCGATGTCTTCGGAGACGGCGCGCTGGTGGTGACGCGGATTCCCGGCCACACGCCGGGCAGCATCGCCACCTTCGTGAACCTCTCGCCCGAGCGGCGGCTGGTCCACGTGGGCGACACCGTCAACCTCGCCGAGTCCGTGGAGCGGCGCCTGCCCAAGAGCACGGTGCTCCAGTTCTTCACGGACACGGACTCCGATGCCGCGAAGGAGCAGGTGGCCCGCCTCTCGCAGCTCCACGAAATGGCCCCCGAGCTGCGCTTCCTCCCCGCGCATGACCGTGACGCCTGGGAGAAGTTCTTCGGAAGTCCCTGGAGCTGCGTGAAGGCGCGGTAG